In a genomic window of Glycine max cultivar Williams 82 chromosome 13, Glycine_max_v4.0, whole genome shotgun sequence:
- the LOC100795528 gene encoding cytochrome P450 736A117: MPQGNLHSFTMLFFTLFLLFLSLIFIIKWYSNAVTTKNSPPSPPRLPLLGNLHQLGLFPHRTLQTLAQNYGPLMLLHFGKVPVLVVSSADAACEVMKTHDLIFSDRPQRKMNDILMYGSKDLASSTYGEYWRQMRSLTVSQLLNTKRVQSFRGSREEEIARMMEDIKRCCSDSLHVNLTDMFAALTNDVACRVVFGRRYGGGEGTQFQSLLLEFGELLGAVSIGDYVPWLDWVMNKVSGLYERAQRVAKHLDQFIDEVIEEHVRNGRDGHADVDSEEQNDFVDVMLSIEKSNTTGSLIDRSAMKALILDFFLAATDTTTALEWTMSELLKHPNVMHKLQEEVRSVVGNRTHVTEDDLGQMNFLRAVIKESLRLHPPLPLIVPRKCMEDIKVKEYDIAAGTQVLVNAWAIARNPSCWDQPLEFKPERFLSSSIDFKGHDFELIPFGAGRRGCPAITFATIIVEGILANLVHQFDWSLPGGAAGEDLDMSETPGLAANRKYPLYAVATAYERN, encoded by the exons ATGCCCCAAGGCAACTTGCATTCATTCACAATGCTTTTCttcaccctctttcttcttttcctttctctaaTATTCATCATCAAATGGTATTCCAATGCAGTAACCACCAAAAACTCACCCCCTTCACCTCCAAGGTTACCTCTACTGGGTAATCTGCATCAACTTGGTTTGTTCCCACACCGCACACTCCAAACTTTGGCTCAAAACTATGGCCCTCTAATGCTACTTCATTTTGGTAAGGTACCAGTGCTTGTGGTCTCATCTGCTGATGCAGCGTGCGAGGTGATGAAAACTCATGACCTGATCTTCTCAGACAGGCCACAACGTAAGATGAACGACATCCTCATGTACGGTTCCAAAGACCTTGCAAGTTCCACGTACGGAGAATACTGGAGGCAAATGAGGAGTCTAACTGTGTCACAGCTTCTGAACACCAAAAGGGTTCAATCCTTTCGCGGTTCGAGAGAGGAGGAAATTGCTAGAATGATGGAAGACATTAAACGGTGTTGTAGTGATTCGTTGCATGTGAATTTGACTGATATGTTTGCTGCACTTACGAATGATGTGGCGTGTCGAGTGGTTTTTGGAAGAAGATACGGTGGGGGAGAAGGGACTCAGTTTCAGAGTTTGTTGTTGGAGTTTGGGGAGTTGTTGGGTGCTGTGTCTATAGGAGACTATGTTCCTTGGCTTGATTGGGTTATGAACAAGGTTAGTGGTTTGTATGAGAGAGCACAAAGAGTGGCTAAACATTTGGACCAGTTTATAGATGAAGTGATTGAGGAACATGTTAGGAATGGAAGAGATGGCCATGCTGATGTTGATAGTGAGGAGCAGAATGATTTTGTGGACGTTATGCTTTCTATAGAAAAAAGTAACACTACTGGCTCCCTCATTGATAGATCTGCGATGAAGGCTTTGATACTG gACTTTTTTCTTGCTGCTACTGACACTACCACAGCCCTGGAGTGGACAATGTCAGAGCTGTTAAAGCACCCAAATGTGATGCATAAATTGCAAGAAGAGGTAAGAAGTGTGGTTGGTAATAGGACTCACGTAACCGAGGATGATTTGGGCCAAATGAACTTCTTGAGGGCTGTGATCAAAGAAAGTCTTCGGCTTCATCCCCCACTTCCCTTAATAGTCCCTAGGAAATGCATGGAAGATATCAAAGTGAAGGAGTATGACATTGCAGCTGGCACTCAGGTATTAGTGAATGCATGGGCAATTGCAAGAAACCCTTCATGTTGGGACCAACCTCTAGAGTTTAAACCAGAAAGGTTCCTCAGCAGTTCAATAGACTTCAAAGGACATGATTTTGAGCTTATACCATTTGGTGCTGGAAGAAGGGGTTGCCCCGCTATAACGTTTGCCACAATTATAGTTGAGGGGATATTAGCAAACCTTGTTCACCAATTTGATTGGTCATTGCCTGGTGGTGCTGCAGGAGAGGACTTGGACATGTCTGAAACTCCTGGCCTTGCTGCTAATAGAAAATATCCTCTTTATGCAGTAGCAACTGCATATGAGAGAAATTAG
- the LOC100790275 gene encoding uncharacterized protein LOC100790275 has translation MDPIQHKFVNVGALKLHVAETGTGPNAVVFLHGFPEIWYSWRHQMIALAGAGFRAVSFDYRGYGLSDPPPEPDKTSWSDLLSDLLHILDALALSKVFLVGKDFGARPAYLFSILHPERVLGVVTLGVPYVPPGPSQYHKFLPEGFYILRWQEPGRAEADFGRFDAKTVVRNIYILFSRSEIPIANENQEIMDLVEPDTPLPTWFTEEDLATYGALYEKSGFQTALQIPYRSLGEVLSLPDPVVKVPAFLIMGGKDYVLKFPGIEDLTKGEKAKWFVPNLEVTFIPEGTHFVQEQFPEKVNQLILDFLAKHT, from the exons ATGGATCCAATCCAACACAAGTTCGTCAACGTTGGTGCTCTCAAGCTCCACGTCGCAGAAACCGGAACCG GTCCAAACGCCGTCGTATTCCTGCACGGCTTCCCGGAGATATGGTACTCGTGGCGGCACCAGATGATAGCTCTCGCCGGTGCCGGATTCAGAGCGGTTTCCTTCGATTACAGAGGTTACGGTCTCTCCGACCCGCCACCCGAACCCGATAAGACCTCTTGGTCCGATCTTCTCAGTGATCTCCTTCATATTCTTGATGCTCTTGCTCTTTCTAAG GTGTTTCTTGTTGGGAAAGACTTTGGAGCTCGTCCTGCATATCTATTTTCAATTCTTCACCCTGAAAGGGTCTTGGGAGTTGTCACGTTGGGAGTTCCATATGTTCCCCCAGGCCCCTCTCAGTATCACAAATTCCTTCCTGAAGGCTTCTACATTTTGAGATGGCAG GAACCTGGAAGGGCAGAAGCTGATTTTGGACGCTTTGATGCAAAGACTGTTGTGCGAAATATTTACATCCTCTTCTCAAGAAGTGAAATACCAATAGCTAATGAAAACCAGGAGATCATGGATTTGGTGGAACCTGATACTCCGCTTCCCACTTGGTTCACAGAGGAAGATCTTGCAACATACGGAGCCTTGTATGAGAAATCTGGATTCCAAACTGCATTGCAGATTCCATATAG GTCATTAGGTGAAGTGCTTAGCTTGCCAGATCCTGTGGTTAAAGTTCCGGCATTTCTGATAATGGGTGGCAAGGATTATGTTCTGAAGTTTCCAGGGATTGAAGATTTAACAAAGGGTGAAAAAGCAAAATGGTTTGTTCCAAACTTGGAGGTTACATTTATCCCGGAGGGAACCCATTTTGTTCAAGAACAGTTTCCCGAGAAGGTGAATCAGCTTATTCTTGACTTCCTTGCCAAGCACACTTGA